A single region of the Syntrophotaleaceae bacterium genome encodes:
- the pheS gene encoding phenylalanine--tRNA ligase subunit alpha: MKERLEGLLAEGRNALQEASTLTDLQNAKVRFLGKKGLMTAVMKGMGSLSAEERPTVGALANRIKEELEALFEERAEAVRAAELANRLASERIDVTLPGRRQNSGSKHPITLVTEEICEIFSSLGFGIAEGPEIEMDFYNFAALNMPKDHPARDMQDTFYISEDVVLRTHTSPVQIRTMLKHAPPVRVIAPGTVYRRDSDLTHTPMFHQIEGFLVDRGISFGDLKGVLTTFITQFFGRGTGVRFRPSFFPFTEPSAEVDIQCVICGGDGCRVCKNSGWLEILGSGMIDPEVFKAVNYDYQKYSGFAFGMGIERIAMLKYRVNDLRLFFENDLRFLHQFKE; the protein is encoded by the coding sequence ATGAAAGAACGACTCGAAGGTTTGCTGGCAGAGGGGCGCAACGCCTTGCAGGAAGCTTCGACCCTGACCGATCTGCAGAACGCAAAGGTTCGCTTTTTGGGAAAAAAAGGGTTGATGACAGCGGTCATGAAAGGCATGGGGAGCCTTTCCGCCGAGGAAAGGCCCACGGTCGGGGCGCTGGCCAATCGGATTAAGGAGGAGCTGGAAGCTCTCTTTGAAGAGCGGGCCGAAGCCGTAAGAGCCGCCGAACTGGCCAATCGACTCGCTAGCGAGCGGATCGACGTGACGCTGCCCGGACGGCGCCAGAACTCAGGCTCCAAGCATCCGATCACCCTGGTGACCGAGGAAATTTGCGAAATTTTCTCTTCCCTCGGCTTCGGCATTGCGGAAGGTCCTGAAATCGAAATGGATTTTTATAATTTCGCGGCCCTCAACATGCCAAAGGACCATCCTGCCCGGGACATGCAGGACACTTTCTATATTTCCGAGGATGTGGTGCTGAGAACGCACACCTCCCCGGTGCAGATCCGGACCATGCTCAAGCATGCGCCCCCAGTGCGTGTGATCGCGCCGGGAACGGTCTATCGCCGTGATTCCGACCTGACCCACACTCCAATGTTTCATCAGATCGAGGGATTCCTGGTCGATCGGGGGATCAGCTTTGGCGATCTGAAAGGCGTGCTCACCACCTTTATCACCCAGTTTTTCGGGCGGGGGACCGGGGTGCGGTTCCGGCCTTCTTTCTTCCCCTTCACCGAGCCCAGTGCCGAGGTGGACATCCAGTGTGTCATCTGCGGCGGGGACGGTTGCCGGGTTTGCAAGAATTCCGGCTGGCTCGAGATTCTGGGCAGCGGCATGATCGATCCCGAGGTCTTCAAGGCCGTGAATTACGACTATCAGAAATACAGCGGTTTCGCCTTCGGCATGGGAATAGAGCGGATCGCAATGTTGAAATACAGGGTCAACGATCTGCGGCTCTTCTTCGAGAACGATCTGCGTTTTCTCCATCAGTTTAAGGAATAA
- the rplT gene encoding 50S ribosomal protein L20, producing MPRVKRGFKARRRRNKILKLAKGYRGARSKLFRSATEAVDRGLKYAFRDRKVKKRDFRALWIARINAGARDNGLSYSRLVHGLKKAEIGLDRKILAQLAVADPAGFSAVVEKAKAQLQ from the coding sequence ATGCCAAGAGTAAAACGGGGATTCAAAGCGAGACGCAGAAGAAACAAGATTCTCAAGCTGGCCAAAGGTTACCGGGGCGCACGCAGCAAACTGTTCCGGAGCGCCACTGAAGCGGTGGATCGCGGCCTCAAGTACGCCTTCCGGGACCGCAAGGTCAAGAAACGCGATTTTCGCGCCCTTTGGATTGCGCGGATCAACGCCGGCGCCCGGGACAACGGACTCTCCTACAGCCGCCTGGTCCACGGTCTGAAAAAGGCAGAAATCGGGCTGGACCGCAAGATCCTGGCCCAGCTGGCCGTAGCCGATCCGGCCGGATTCAGTGCCGTCGTGGAAAAAGCCAAGGCCCAGCTTCAGTAA
- the rpmI gene encoding 50S ribosomal protein L35 → MPKIKTNRGAAKRFRKTGSGKIRRNKAFTSHILTKKTTKRKRDLRQGTLVAKVDEKNIAQLIPYM, encoded by the coding sequence ATGCCTAAGATCAAAACCAATCGCGGCGCCGCCAAGCGTTTTCGCAAGACCGGCTCCGGCAAGATTCGTCGGAACAAGGCTTTTACCAGCCACATTCTGACCAAGAAGACCACCAAAAGAAAGCGGGACCTGCGCCAGGGCACACTGGTCGCCAAGGTCGATGAAAAGAATATTGCCCAGCTGATCCCTTACATGTAG
- the infC gene encoding translation initiation factor IF-3 produces MQSLSIGGVTIAKQETRINRAIRAKEVRVVDDEGGLLGILTVPEALAAAEERGLDLVEVSPNADPPVCRIMDFGKYKYQASKRAAEAKKKSAKVELKEVKMRPKTEEHDYLVKLKNARRFLESGNRVKVTVMFRGREVTHPEFGRKLMERMVEDVKDIGQVEMTPRMAGRFMTMVVAPSRK; encoded by the coding sequence GTGCAGTCACTATCGATAGGAGGTGTCACCATAGCTAAGCAAGAGACACGCATCAACCGCGCCATTCGAGCCAAGGAAGTTCGGGTTGTCGACGACGAGGGGGGACTCCTCGGCATTCTGACCGTGCCCGAAGCGCTGGCTGCCGCTGAAGAACGGGGACTGGACCTGGTCGAAGTTTCACCCAATGCCGATCCGCCGGTCTGCCGTATCATGGATTTTGGCAAGTATAAGTACCAGGCCAGCAAGCGGGCCGCCGAAGCCAAAAAGAAATCCGCCAAGGTCGAGCTCAAGGAAGTCAAGATGCGGCCGAAAACGGAAGAGCACGACTACCTGGTCAAACTCAAGAATGCTCGAAGATTTCTCGAAAGCGGCAATCGGGTCAAGGTGACGGTCATGTTCCGCGGGCGGGAGGTGACGCATCCCGAGTTCGGCCGCAAGCTCATGGAGCGGATGGTCGAAGACGTTAAGGATATCGGCCAGGTGGAAATGACGCCGCGGATGGCCGGGCGTTTTATGACCATGGTGGTGGCACCGAGCAGGAAATAA
- the thrS gene encoding threonine--tRNA ligase, whose product MLRVELPDGSVKEVAEGSSVLDVAREIGEGLARKSVAGRIDGKPVDLASEIDRDCRLELITLDSPQGLDVYRHTTAHLMAHAVKDLYGRDVQVTIGPSIENGFYYDFYSPKHTFTPEDFEKIEKRMQELAEAGLPVVREVVSREKAIEIFRAMGEDYKVEIIEDINEPTVSLYRQGEFVDLCRGPHLPHTRLIKAFKLTSVAGAYWRGDEKNAMLQRIYATAFPDKKELKAYLARLEEARKRDHRRLGRELDLFSFNEEAGAGLVIWHPKGALLRTLLEDFERKEHLRRGYDLVMGPQILRTDLWKTSGHFDNYRENMYFTEVDGQGYGLKPMNCLAHMLIYKSQMRSYRDLPLRYFELGTVHRHEKSGVLHGLLRVRGFTQDDAHILCAPEQLDAEIKGVLNFVQDVMGIFGFEYEIEISTRPEKSIGSDLDWERATGALMGALESSGRQFEVNEGDGAFYGPKIDIKLKDALDRRWQCATIQCDFTLPERFDLTYIGADGEKHRPVMLHRVILGAIERFIGVLIEHFAGSFPLWISPVQAIVLNVTDNQAEYALQVWQQLRDAGIRVEKDLRNEKLGFKIREAQVGKIPYMLVVGDQEKENGTVAPRYRSGKNLEPVTIDEFVRFVRDECSHYR is encoded by the coding sequence ATGCTGCGAGTAGAATTGCCGGACGGCTCCGTCAAAGAAGTCGCCGAGGGAAGTTCGGTCCTCGACGTTGCCAGAGAGATCGGGGAAGGGCTTGCCCGCAAATCCGTGGCCGGTCGGATCGACGGCAAGCCGGTCGACCTGGCCTCCGAAATCGACAGGGATTGCCGCCTCGAGCTGATCACTCTCGACTCCCCCCAGGGTCTGGACGTCTACCGGCATACCACCGCACATCTGATGGCCCACGCCGTCAAGGATCTCTACGGCCGGGACGTTCAGGTGACCATCGGACCCTCCATCGAAAACGGCTTCTATTACGATTTTTACAGTCCGAAACACACCTTTACTCCCGAGGATTTCGAAAAGATCGAAAAGCGGATGCAGGAGCTGGCCGAGGCCGGTCTGCCCGTGGTGCGCGAGGTTGTCAGCCGCGAAAAAGCCATTGAAATTTTCCGCGCCATGGGAGAGGACTACAAAGTCGAGATCATCGAGGATATCAACGAACCGACCGTTTCCCTCTATCGCCAGGGAGAGTTCGTCGACCTCTGCCGGGGGCCGCATCTGCCGCATACCCGTCTGATCAAGGCCTTCAAGCTGACCAGTGTGGCCGGCGCCTATTGGCGCGGCGACGAAAAGAACGCCATGCTGCAGCGCATCTACGCCACCGCCTTTCCCGACAAAAAGGAGCTCAAGGCCTATCTCGCCCGCCTCGAGGAGGCCCGCAAGCGGGATCATCGCCGCCTGGGTCGGGAGTTGGACCTGTTCTCCTTCAACGAGGAGGCCGGAGCCGGTCTGGTGATCTGGCACCCCAAGGGCGCGCTGCTGCGCACCCTGCTTGAGGATTTTGAACGGAAAGAGCATCTGCGGCGCGGTTACGATCTGGTGATGGGGCCGCAGATCCTGCGCACCGATCTTTGGAAGACCTCGGGGCATTTCGACAATTATCGGGAGAACATGTATTTTACCGAGGTCGACGGGCAGGGTTACGGCCTCAAGCCGATGAACTGCCTGGCTCACATGCTTATCTACAAATCGCAGATGCGGTCCTACCGCGACCTGCCCCTGCGCTACTTCGAGCTCGGCACGGTGCACCGGCACGAAAAATCGGGGGTCCTGCACGGCTTGCTGCGGGTGCGCGGCTTCACCCAGGACGACGCCCACATTCTGTGTGCCCCGGAACAGCTGGATGCCGAAATCAAGGGTGTTCTGAATTTCGTGCAGGATGTAATGGGAATCTTCGGCTTCGAGTACGAAATCGAAATTTCCACCCGCCCCGAAAAATCGATCGGCAGCGATCTTGACTGGGAAAGGGCCACCGGCGCTCTGATGGGCGCACTCGAAAGCTCCGGGCGGCAGTTCGAAGTCAACGAAGGGGACGGCGCTTTCTACGGTCCCAAGATCGATATCAAGCTCAAGGACGCTCTTGACAGAAGGTGGCAATGTGCTACAATCCAGTGCGATTTTACCCTTCCCGAGCGCTTTGATCTGACCTATATTGGCGCCGATGGGGAAAAACATCGGCCTGTCATGCTGCATCGCGTCATCCTTGGCGCCATCGAACGATTCATCGGAGTGCTTATCGAGCACTTTGCGGGCAGTTTCCCGTTATGGATCTCGCCGGTGCAGGCCATCGTCCTCAATGTTACCGACAACCAGGCCGAATATGCTTTGCAGGTCTGGCAGCAGTTGCGTGACGCAGGCATCCGGGTTGAAAAAGACCTGCGGAACGAAAAGCTGGGCTTTAAAATCCGCGAGGCGCAGGTTGGGAAAATTCCCTATATGCTCGTCGTCGGCGATCAGGAGAAGGAAAACGGGACAGTCGCTCCCCGGTACCGGAGCGGCAAAAACCTGGAGCCTGTGACGATCGACGAGTTCGTGCGCTTTGTGCGGGACGAGTGCAGTCACTATCGATAG
- the murJ gene encoding murein biosynthesis integral membrane protein MurJ: MSEKKNITTATGVMGAATTLSRIAGLVRDMVVATLFGAGFGTDAFFMAFTIPNLLRRFFAEGSLTAAFVPTFSEVMHRQGIDEGRRVANICWTLLLMVMAGVVVAGVLASPAIVRMIGFGYAAVPGKLALTDFLNRLMFPYIFFVSLLALMTGILNVVGHYFLPAFSTVLLNLSMIACAFLLAPMFEVPVTALAVGVLLGGFLQFAVQFPVLARKGFRLRLDFDMQHPAVRRIFRLMIPGIAGVAIYQINVVISRLLASFLPEGSVSYLYYGQRLFELPQGIFIVSLAQAVLPSMSRQAVAGDRGGLKESLRFVMVLIAVITVPAAVGLIMCAEPVFSLFFMRGEFLYQDVRQTALALTAYAPGLLFVGISRVVVPTFYALKDTRTPVWVSFWTLIVNAALGYVLMGWLSHVGLALALTLSSVFNCLLLLWLLRRKVGRLGLGRLSGSLLRVVPPTLLMVGFAYFVLGTVVWKEPGQVAEKAVALLGAVAGGGLLYGFGCLVMGLPEAREAGRLLKNRVSRKSAKGPKSHPG, encoded by the coding sequence ATGTCGGAGAAAAAAAACATCACAACCGCAACCGGGGTCATGGGAGCCGCCACAACCTTGAGCCGTATCGCCGGTCTGGTGCGGGATATGGTGGTGGCCACCCTGTTCGGTGCCGGTTTCGGGACCGACGCATTTTTCATGGCTTTCACCATTCCCAATCTGCTGCGGCGTTTCTTTGCAGAGGGGTCTCTGACCGCCGCCTTCGTTCCGACCTTCTCCGAAGTCATGCATCGGCAGGGGATCGACGAAGGGCGCAGGGTTGCCAATATCTGCTGGACTCTTCTGCTCATGGTCATGGCGGGAGTTGTCGTGGCCGGGGTTCTGGCTTCTCCGGCCATCGTCAGAATGATCGGCTTCGGCTATGCCGCCGTTCCCGGCAAACTGGCACTGACCGATTTTCTCAACCGGTTGATGTTTCCCTATATCTTCTTTGTCAGCCTGCTCGCGCTGATGACGGGAATCCTGAATGTCGTCGGACACTACTTTCTGCCCGCTTTTTCCACGGTCCTGCTGAACCTCAGCATGATCGCATGCGCCTTTCTGCTTGCCCCCATGTTCGAGGTGCCGGTGACTGCCCTTGCCGTGGGGGTTCTGCTCGGAGGGTTTTTGCAGTTTGCAGTTCAGTTTCCGGTCCTGGCCCGGAAGGGCTTCAGGCTTCGGTTGGATTTCGATATGCAGCACCCTGCGGTCCGTCGGATTTTTCGTCTGATGATACCCGGCATCGCAGGAGTCGCCATCTATCAGATCAATGTCGTCATTTCCAGGCTGCTGGCTTCCTTTCTGCCGGAAGGGAGTGTATCCTATCTGTATTATGGCCAGCGGCTGTTCGAACTGCCCCAGGGGATCTTTATCGTATCTCTGGCGCAGGCGGTGCTGCCCTCCATGAGCCGGCAGGCCGTGGCGGGGGACCGCGGTGGTCTGAAGGAGAGCCTGCGCTTTGTCATGGTGCTGATCGCAGTGATCACAGTGCCGGCCGCGGTCGGCCTTATAATGTGCGCGGAGCCGGTCTTCAGCCTGTTTTTCATGCGGGGAGAGTTTCTTTATCAGGACGTGCGTCAGACCGCTCTCGCCCTGACGGCCTATGCTCCAGGGCTCCTGTTTGTCGGGATCAGCAGGGTGGTGGTGCCGACCTTCTATGCCCTCAAGGACACTCGCACCCCGGTGTGGGTGTCCTTCTGGACCCTGATTGTCAACGCTGCCTTGGGCTATGTCCTCATGGGATGGTTGAGTCATGTCGGTCTGGCTCTCGCTTTGACCCTGTCTTCGGTGTTCAACTGCTTGCTGCTGCTCTGGCTTCTGCGACGCAAGGTCGGCCGGCTTGGGCTTGGCCGACTCAGCGGTTCGTTGCTGCGGGTGGTGCCGCCCACCCTGCTGATGGTCGGATTCGCCTATTTTGTTCTCGGCACCGTTGTCTGGAAGGAGCCGGGACAGGTGGCCGAAAAAGCTGTCGCCCTTCTGGGCGCCGTGGCCGGCGGTGGTCTTCTCTACGGATTCGGTTGCCTGGTCATGGGATTGCCTGAAGCTCGCGAAGCCGGGCGCCTGTTGAAAAACAGAGTTTCGAGAAAATCGGCCAAGGGCCCCAAAAGTCATCCCGGATGA
- the rpsT gene encoding 30S ribosomal protein S20: MANHKSAVKRNKQATVRNLRNTHVRSTMRTLVKQVRTAVSTGDAETARQALSRAIPFIDKAATKGVIHKSTASRKISRLNKLVNSLS, translated from the coding sequence TTGGCCAATCACAAATCAGCCGTCAAAAGAAACAAGCAGGCGACCGTCCGCAACCTTCGCAACACTCATGTCCGTTCCACCATGCGAACCCTGGTGAAACAGGTCCGCACCGCCGTTTCCACCGGAGACGCCGAAACGGCCCGCCAGGCCCTCAGCCGAGCCATCCCCTTCATCGACAAAGCGGCGACCAAAGGTGTCATTCACAAATCCACCGCCAGCCGCAAGATTTCCCGGCTCAACAAGTTGGTGAACTCGCTCTCCTGA
- the holA gene encoding DNA polymerase III subunit delta — protein sequence MIPADLNKALRDRDFPPLLFLYGEERFFLERTVEKIRNLAVPEDSRDFNLNVFHGKDVRAAEVLDCAQTFPVFNRHRLVLVRDAHLVPATELEALIPYLKNPAQETILLFTAEKIDSRRKFFQLFKKQGKLVEFRKYYDNQIPEFVSTYAKESGFDFSEEGLTTFCRRVGNNLQEIVGELDKLFSYLGDRKVVDTADVKAIVSEIRIDSIFELTDALGFRDSNRALPLLERLLAEGVVPLVALSMIARHFRQLWKIAYWQEQGLDRKGIVREAGINPYFLDGLMRQARAFPITAFPEIFRRLLETDLALKSSGSHPAALLENLVLHIAGLDERKK from the coding sequence ATGATTCCCGCTGATTTAAATAAAGCTTTGCGGGACAGGGATTTTCCGCCTCTGCTGTTTCTCTACGGCGAGGAGCGCTTTTTTCTCGAGCGCACTGTCGAGAAGATCAGGAACCTGGCCGTTCCCGAGGACAGCCGGGATTTCAACCTGAACGTCTTTCATGGCAAGGATGTGCGGGCCGCCGAGGTTCTCGATTGCGCCCAGACCTTCCCGGTATTCAACCGGCACCGGCTGGTGCTGGTGCGTGATGCCCATCTGGTCCCGGCCACCGAACTGGAGGCCCTGATCCCCTATCTGAAAAATCCCGCTCAGGAAACCATCCTGCTGTTCACCGCCGAGAAGATCGACAGCCGACGGAAATTCTTTCAGCTGTTCAAGAAGCAGGGAAAACTGGTCGAGTTCAGGAAGTACTATGACAACCAGATTCCCGAGTTCGTTTCCACTTATGCCAAGGAATCCGGTTTCGATTTTTCCGAGGAAGGGCTGACCACCTTCTGCCGGCGAGTCGGTAACAATCTGCAGGAAATCGTCGGGGAACTGGACAAGCTTTTCAGCTATCTGGGAGACCGGAAAGTGGTCGATACGGCCGATGTGAAGGCAATTGTTTCGGAAATCCGCATCGACAGCATCTTCGAACTGACCGATGCTCTCGGTTTTCGGGATTCGAACCGCGCCCTGCCTCTGTTGGAGCGTTTGTTGGCTGAAGGGGTTGTTCCCCTTGTGGCTCTTTCCATGATAGCCAGGCATTTCCGTCAACTCTGGAAGATCGCCTATTGGCAGGAACAGGGTCTGGATAGAAAGGGTATCGTTCGGGAAGCGGGGATCAACCCCTATTTTCTGGACGGCCTGATGCGTCAGGCCCGTGCTTTTCCCATCACGGCTTTTCCGGAGATATTCAGACGTCTTCTGGAAACGGACCTGGCGCTCAAATCAAGTGGTTCCCATCCCGCGGCCCTTCTGGAAAACCTCGTGCTGCATATTGCCGGTCTCGATGAAAGGAAAAAATGA
- the lptE gene encoding LPS assembly lipoprotein LptE, translating into MKQAIRLIGAALLLAVLGCGYHLQGRSDALPEEIRSLYIEMMENGTREPFLENAVTNAIVERFSRHQQLVLVEDRNRADAILGGRLVGYGRSAISYNPVDEIAEYRSEIALNAVLRRGDNGLPLWKGTVRWAEEYTTSRDKALQDARESAAIEQASQRLADELYSRIVDGF; encoded by the coding sequence ATGAAGCAGGCGATTCGATTGATCGGCGCTGCCCTGCTGTTGGCGGTCCTCGGCTGCGGCTATCACCTGCAGGGGCGCAGCGATGCATTGCCGGAAGAGATCCGAAGCCTTTACATCGAAATGATGGAAAACGGAACCCGCGAACCGTTTCTTGAAAACGCGGTCACCAATGCCATTGTCGAACGCTTTTCCCGCCATCAGCAGCTGGTTCTGGTGGAGGACAGGAATCGGGCCGATGCCATCCTCGGAGGCAGGCTCGTCGGCTATGGTCGCAGCGCCATCTCCTATAATCCCGTCGATGAGATTGCCGAGTACCGCTCGGAAATCGCCCTGAATGCGGTCCTGCGCCGGGGAGACAACGGCCTGCCCCTGTGGAAGGGGACGGTGCGCTGGGCGGAAGAATATACGACCAGCCGGGACAAGGCTCTGCAGGATGCCAGGGAAAGCGCCGCCATTGAGCAGGCCAGCCAACGTTTGGCAGACGAACTCTATTCCCGGATTGTCGATGGATTCTGA
- the leuS gene encoding leucine--tRNA ligase, whose amino-acid sequence MQERYDAGAIEKKWQDHWERQQTFKVVEDPTREKYYLLEMFPYPSGRIHMGHVRNYSIGDVVARFKRLQGFNVLHPMGWDAFGMPAENAAIQHGTHPAKWTCENIDHMRAQLKKMGFSYDWNREFATCDADYYRWEQLIFLKMFEKGLTYKKSSFVNWCSECQTVLANEQVEDGCCWRCDTEVEQKELEQWFFRITEYAQELLDWTCKLTGWPESVLTMQRNWIGRSTGCEIEFPAADSDLKIKVFTTRQDTLFGATFMSIAPEHPLALELTTADNRQAVQDFMAKVRKQDKARRTSEDFEKEGVFTGSYALNPVTGARIPVFLANFVLMEYGTGAVMAVPAHDQRDFEFARKYCLPIIPVIQPEDIILDPALMEEAWTGPGKMINSGAFNGLDNEKGKEKIADFLTEQGFGWKTVNFRLRDWGVSRQRYWGTPIPVIYCRQCGTVPVPEKDLPVLLPQNVEISGEGGSPLARHEEFFYVDCPRCGGPGRRETDTFDTFVESSWYFARYACPDYTEGPLDRQAVEYWMPVDQYIGGVEHAVMHLLYARFFTKVMRDLGMVALDEPFTNLLTQGMVCMETTSCPEHGWLFPEEVREGHCTKCGKPVTLGRTEKMSKSKKNVVDPDQLIKRFGADTARLFSLFAAPPEKDLEWNEQGVEGCYRFLNRVWRAVYENLELIAAADPGEETHGVGRDLRRQVHRTIRKVTEDIDGRFHFNTAIAAIMELVNAIYAFEEKQNHTGVLREAIESVVRLLAPFVPHMSEELWRILGHEGGLDKAGWPVWREEALVEDEKTLVVQVNGKVRGKVTVAADASEDEIRQAALADANVARFLEEKQIRKVIIVPGRLVNVVVS is encoded by the coding sequence ATGCAAGAGCGGTACGACGCCGGGGCCATTGAAAAAAAATGGCAGGATCACTGGGAAAGGCAGCAAACTTTCAAGGTGGTTGAGGACCCGACCAGGGAAAAATACTACCTGCTCGAAATGTTTCCATATCCCTCGGGGCGTATCCACATGGGGCACGTCCGCAACTATTCCATTGGCGATGTCGTGGCCCGCTTCAAGCGTCTGCAGGGGTTCAACGTGCTCCATCCCATGGGGTGGGACGCTTTCGGCATGCCGGCGGAAAACGCGGCCATCCAGCACGGCACCCATCCTGCAAAGTGGACCTGCGAGAACATCGATCACATGCGGGCCCAGTTGAAGAAGATGGGTTTTTCCTATGACTGGAATCGTGAATTCGCCACCTGCGACGCCGATTACTACCGATGGGAACAGCTTATTTTTCTGAAAATGTTTGAAAAGGGGCTGACCTACAAAAAAAGTTCCTTCGTCAACTGGTGCTCCGAGTGTCAAACCGTCCTGGCCAACGAACAGGTGGAGGACGGCTGCTGCTGGCGCTGCGATACCGAGGTCGAACAGAAGGAACTGGAGCAGTGGTTTTTCCGCATTACCGAATATGCCCAGGAACTGCTTGACTGGACCTGTAAACTGACCGGCTGGCCGGAGTCGGTTCTGACCATGCAGCGCAACTGGATCGGACGCAGCACAGGTTGTGAGATCGAGTTTCCCGCCGCTGACTCCGACCTGAAGATCAAGGTTTTCACCACCCGCCAGGATACACTGTTCGGCGCCACTTTCATGAGCATCGCGCCGGAACACCCCCTGGCCCTGGAATTGACCACAGCGGACAATCGACAGGCCGTACAGGACTTTATGGCCAAGGTCCGAAAGCAGGACAAAGCCAGGCGGACCAGCGAAGATTTCGAAAAGGAAGGCGTTTTTACCGGCTCTTACGCTCTCAATCCCGTTACCGGTGCCCGGATTCCCGTCTTCCTGGCCAATTTTGTCCTGATGGAATACGGTACCGGCGCCGTCATGGCCGTCCCCGCTCATGATCAGAGGGACTTCGAGTTCGCCCGCAAATACTGCCTGCCCATCATTCCGGTGATTCAGCCTGAAGATATCATCCTCGATCCCGCTCTTATGGAGGAGGCTTGGACCGGGCCCGGCAAAATGATCAATTCCGGAGCATTCAACGGCCTGGATAATGAAAAAGGAAAGGAAAAGATCGCCGATTTTCTGACGGAACAAGGGTTCGGATGGAAAACGGTCAATTTCCGCCTGCGGGACTGGGGTGTGTCACGGCAGCGCTATTGGGGCACGCCGATTCCGGTCATCTATTGCCGGCAGTGCGGTACGGTTCCTGTCCCCGAGAAGGACCTGCCTGTTCTGCTCCCGCAGAACGTGGAGATCAGCGGCGAGGGCGGCAGCCCCCTGGCGCGCCATGAAGAATTCTTTTATGTAGACTGCCCCCGTTGCGGAGGGCCGGGGCGGCGGGAAACCGATACCTTCGATACCTTCGTGGAAAGTTCCTGGTATTTTGCGCGCTATGCCTGCCCCGATTACACGGAAGGACCCCTTGATCGGCAGGCGGTGGAATACTGGATGCCGGTTGACCAGTATATCGGCGGTGTCGAGCATGCGGTGATGCATCTTCTTTATGCGCGCTTTTTCACCAAGGTGATGCGCGATCTGGGGATGGTGGCTTTGGACGAGCCTTTTACCAACCTGCTGACCCAGGGCATGGTGTGCATGGAAACCACCAGCTGCCCTGAACACGGCTGGCTGTTCCCCGAGGAGGTGAGGGAAGGGCACTGCACCAAATGCGGCAAGCCGGTGACTCTGGGCCGGACCGAAAAAATGAGCAAGTCGAAAAAGAATGTCGTCGATCCCGATCAGTTGATCAAACGGTTCGGGGCGGATACGGCCCGTCTCTTCTCGCTGTTCGCCGCTCCCCCGGAAAAGGACCTGGAGTGGAATGAGCAGGGGGTCGAAGGGTGCTACCGTTTTCTCAACAGGGTCTGGCGTGCGGTTTATGAGAACCTCGAGCTGATCGCTGCCGCCGATCCCGGCGAGGAGACCCATGGGGTCGGCAGGGATCTGCGTCGGCAGGTCCACCGCACCATTCGCAAGGTGACCGAGGACATCGACGGCCGTTTCCATTTCAATACGGCAATTGCCGCAATCATGGAGCTGGTCAACGCCATCTATGCCTTCGAGGAGAAGCAGAACCATACCGGGGTCCTGCGTGAAGCCATCGAATCGGTGGTACGGCTGCTGGCGCCCTTTGTCCCGCACATGAGCGAAGAATTGTGGCGCATTCTCGGCCATGAAGGGGGCCTGGATAAGGCCGGGTGGCCCGTGTGGCGGGAGGAGGCCCTGGTCGAAGACGAAAAAACTCTGGTGGTTCAGGTCAACGGCAAGGTACGCGGCAAGGTGACAGTGGCCGCGGATGCCTCGGAGGACGAGATACGCCAGGCCGCTCTTGCCGATGCCAATGTTGCCAGGTTCCTTGAAGAAAAACAGATCCGCAAGGTGATCATCGTACCCGGGCGGCTTGTCAATGTGGTGGTATCATGA